Proteins from one Streptomyces sp. NBC_00289 genomic window:
- a CDS encoding cytidine deaminase, protein MTDSSALDPEDRKIVTLARSARARNGVPEGAAVRDETGRTYVAGTVGLESLRLSALRTAVAMAVASGAKSLEAAAVVTDADGVPAEDLAAVRDLGGPGTPVLLAAPDGTVRLTLTAG, encoded by the coding sequence ATGACCGACAGCAGCGCGCTCGACCCCGAGGACCGCAAGATCGTCACCCTGGCCCGCTCGGCCCGGGCCCGCAACGGCGTGCCGGAGGGCGCTGCCGTGCGGGACGAGACCGGCCGTACGTATGTCGCCGGGACCGTCGGTCTGGAGTCGCTGAGGCTGAGCGCGTTGCGCACGGCGGTCGCCATGGCGGTGGCGTCCGGGGCGAAGTCCCTGGAGGCGGCGGCGGTGGTCACGGACGCCGACGGGGTGCCGGCCGAGGACCTGGCCGCCGTACGGGATCTGGGCGGGCCGGGGACGCCCGTGCTGCTGGCCGCGCCGGACGGGACGGTCCGGCTCACGCTGACCGCGGGCTGA
- a CDS encoding beta-xylosidase, with the protein MGSPRSSGSARGSRRRRWASLLGATALAVTAGGALAAPAGAASADVDFATHCIPPAVAGLPPIDGTTTAKIEVDKAAPKVGDTVTVKYTVVKPAANNPTDLALPADIMTPSGKVTLGGAQTGSVTVAGPKKNDPVPGKAPFPSFSMTGTFTVTAPGAITLSPGDYNIHTSYILELDTPCTVTNPPAPVSETVTATDGTQTNTRAISLSSASGKPGDSVTVSGSDFTPGASVTLAGRSGGTQTADKATVTADAQGDFSGSLAVSDKTTTGVVAYEGAAWNTDKGAGPAAYVVIDDTPVPAGSQKITTTVKAGSLSMSQDGDAVQLSAVDFGKGGASDGALRTVTVKDFRGGPAGWSLTGKVTDFTGPGAKIDAGKLSWTPACATKAASPSTCQAGSAGPVGGSGATLASTPDGTLTGGEFTADAGLSLDVPAFTPPGTYSGVLTLTLT; encoded by the coding sequence ATGGGTTCACCCCGAAGTTCCGGAAGTGCCCGAGGTTCCCGAAGACGGCGCTGGGCGTCGCTGCTCGGGGCGACCGCGCTCGCCGTCACCGCGGGTGGTGCGCTGGCCGCTCCGGCCGGCGCCGCGTCCGCCGACGTCGACTTCGCCACACACTGCATTCCGCCCGCGGTCGCGGGCCTTCCGCCGATCGACGGCACCACCACCGCGAAGATCGAGGTGGACAAGGCCGCTCCCAAGGTCGGCGACACGGTCACCGTGAAGTACACGGTGGTCAAGCCCGCCGCGAACAACCCCACCGACCTCGCCCTGCCGGCCGACATCATGACGCCGTCAGGCAAGGTCACCCTCGGCGGGGCACAGACGGGCAGCGTCACCGTCGCCGGACCCAAGAAGAACGATCCGGTGCCCGGCAAGGCACCCTTCCCGTCCTTCTCCATGACCGGCACCTTCACCGTCACCGCGCCCGGCGCGATCACTCTCTCGCCCGGCGACTACAACATCCACACCAGCTACATCCTCGAACTGGACACGCCGTGCACGGTCACCAATCCGCCCGCACCCGTGTCCGAGACCGTCACCGCCACCGACGGAACACAGACCAACACCCGTGCCATCTCACTGAGTTCGGCCTCCGGGAAGCCCGGTGACAGCGTCACCGTCAGCGGCAGCGACTTCACCCCGGGCGCCAGTGTCACCCTCGCCGGACGGTCCGGCGGCACCCAGACCGCGGACAAGGCAACCGTGACCGCGGACGCCCAGGGTGACTTCAGCGGCTCGCTCGCCGTCAGCGACAAGACGACGACGGGCGTGGTGGCGTACGAGGGCGCGGCCTGGAACACGGACAAGGGAGCGGGCCCCGCGGCCTACGTCGTCATCGACGACACACCTGTCCCGGCCGGCAGCCAGAAGATCACCACCACGGTGAAGGCCGGTTCGCTGTCCATGTCCCAGGACGGGGACGCCGTCCAGCTGTCCGCGGTCGACTTCGGCAAGGGCGGCGCCTCCGACGGTGCCCTGCGGACCGTGACCGTCAAGGACTTCCGCGGCGGACCCGCGGGCTGGTCCCTGACCGGCAAGGTCACCGACTTCACCGGTCCCGGCGCCAAGATCGACGCCGGGAAGCTGAGCTGGACCCCCGCCTGCGCCACCAAGGCGGCCAGCCCGAGCACCTGCCAGGCCGGTTCGGCGGGCCCGGTGGGCGGTTCGGGAGCGACCCTCGCCTCCACCCCCGACGGCACGCTCACCGGCGGTGAGTTCACCGCCGACGCGGGGCTGTCGCTGGACGTGCCGGCGTTCACGCCTCCGGGCACGTACTCCGGCGTTCTCACCCTCACGCTCACCTGA
- a CDS encoding P-II family nitrogen regulator codes for MKLITAIVKPYRLDEVKSALQEIGVHGLTATEASGYGRQRGHTEVYRGAEYQVDLVPKVRIEVVVEDADSDAVIDAIVKAARTGKIGDGKVWALPVETVVRVRTGERGPDAL; via the coding sequence ATGAAGCTCATCACCGCGATCGTCAAGCCGTACCGCCTCGACGAGGTCAAGAGCGCACTCCAGGAAATCGGTGTGCACGGTCTCACCGCGACCGAGGCCAGCGGCTACGGCCGGCAGCGCGGCCACACCGAGGTGTACCGCGGCGCCGAGTACCAGGTCGACCTGGTTCCCAAGGTCCGTATCGAGGTCGTCGTCGAGGACGCGGACTCGGACGCCGTCATCGACGCGATCGTGAAGGCCGCGCGGACGGGGAAGATCGGCGACGGAAAGGTATGGGCACTGCCGGTGGAGACGGTCGTACGCGTGCGGACCGGTGAGCGCGGGCCCGACGCGCTCTGA
- a CDS encoding ammonium transporter encodes MTLAAPLAAGRVDTGDTAWLLAATALVLLMTPGLALFYGGMVRTKSVLNMLMMSFVSIALVTVVWLAAGYSLAFGDDIGGGLLGGLKHAGMAGLGPDSVHGTVPTLLFATFQLTFAIVTAALISGAVADRVKFGAWLVFVPVWTLLVYVPVAHWVWGPGGWILEHLGALDFAGGLPVEITSGASGLALCLVLGPRLGFKKDAMRPHNLPMVMLGAGLLWFGWFGFNAGSALGANGLAAAAFLNTLAAGCTGLLGWLFVEQKRDGHPTTLGAASGAVAGLVAVTPSCGSVSLLGALVVGLAAGLVCSYAVSWKFRLNYDDSLDVVGVHLVGGVVGTLLIGVFAVDTMTGGPEGLLYGGGLTQLGKQLVAVLAVGAYAFLVTYGIGKLIDRSLGFRASEEQEHTGLDLTVHAETAYDHGVLGHGAPVSASALPSGQKVKTQA; translated from the coding sequence GTGACCCTCGCCGCCCCCCTCGCCGCAGGGCGAGTCGACACCGGCGACACCGCCTGGCTGCTCGCCGCCACCGCCCTGGTCCTGCTGATGACGCCGGGCCTGGCCCTGTTCTACGGCGGCATGGTCCGCACGAAGAGCGTCCTCAACATGCTGATGATGAGCTTCGTGTCGATCGCCCTGGTCACGGTGGTCTGGCTGGCGGCCGGCTACTCCCTCGCCTTCGGGGACGACATCGGCGGCGGGCTGCTCGGCGGGCTGAAGCACGCCGGCATGGCGGGTCTGGGCCCCGACAGCGTCCACGGCACCGTCCCGACCCTTCTCTTCGCCACCTTCCAGCTCACCTTCGCGATCGTCACGGCCGCGCTGATCAGCGGCGCGGTCGCCGACCGGGTGAAGTTCGGCGCGTGGCTGGTCTTCGTGCCGGTGTGGACCCTGCTGGTATACGTTCCCGTCGCGCACTGGGTGTGGGGCCCGGGCGGCTGGATCCTGGAACACCTCGGCGCCCTGGACTTCGCCGGCGGTCTGCCCGTCGAGATCACCTCCGGTGCCTCCGGTCTCGCGTTGTGCCTGGTCCTCGGCCCGCGGCTCGGCTTCAAGAAGGACGCCATGCGTCCGCACAACCTCCCCATGGTCATGCTGGGCGCCGGTCTGCTCTGGTTCGGCTGGTTCGGCTTCAACGCGGGTTCGGCCCTCGGCGCCAACGGCCTCGCCGCGGCCGCCTTCCTGAACACGCTCGCCGCCGGCTGCACCGGTCTGCTCGGCTGGCTCTTCGTCGAGCAGAAGCGCGACGGCCATCCGACCACGCTGGGCGCGGCCTCCGGCGCGGTCGCGGGCCTGGTGGCCGTCACGCCCTCGTGCGGTTCCGTCTCGCTGCTCGGCGCGCTGGTCGTGGGCCTCGCCGCCGGTCTCGTCTGCTCGTACGCCGTGAGCTGGAAGTTCAGGCTGAACTACGACGACTCGCTCGACGTCGTGGGCGTCCACCTGGTCGGCGGAGTCGTCGGCACGCTGCTCATCGGCGTCTTCGCGGTCGACACCATGACCGGCGGCCCCGAGGGTCTCCTCTACGGCGGCGGACTCACCCAGCTCGGCAAGCAGCTGGTGGCGGTCCTCGCGGTGGGGGCGTACGCCTTCCTCGTCACGTACGGCATCGGCAAGCTGATCGACAGGTCACTCGGCTTCCGGGCGAGCGAGGAGCAGGAGCACACCGGCCTGGACCTTACGGTGCACGCCGAGACGGCCTACGATCACGGGGTCCTGGGCCATGGCGCCCCGGTCTCCGCATCCGCCCTCCCCTCCGGCCAGAAGGTCAAGACGCAGGCATGA
- the era gene encoding GTPase Era, with the protein MSVRSQSSEPSETPEAVHRAGFACFVGRPNAGKSTLTNALVGQKVAITANQPQTTRHTVRGIVHRPDAQLILVDTPGLHKPRTLLGQRLNDIVRTTWAEVDVIGFCLPANEKLGPGDRFIAKELASIKKTPKIAIVTKTDLVDGKVLAEQLIAIDQLGQELGFEWAEIVPVSAVADKQVDLLADLLVPLLPEGPALYPEGDLTDEPEQVMIAELIREAALEGVRDELPHSIAVVVEEMLPREDRPADKPLLDIHAFVYIERPSQKGIIIGPKGKRLKEVGIKSRKQIEALLGTPVFLDLHVKVAKDWQRDPRQLRKLGF; encoded by the coding sequence ATGAGCGTTCGCAGCCAGTCATCCGAGCCGTCGGAAACGCCGGAGGCCGTCCACCGGGCGGGCTTCGCCTGTTTCGTCGGCCGCCCCAACGCGGGCAAGTCCACCCTCACGAACGCTCTGGTCGGGCAGAAGGTGGCGATCACCGCGAACCAGCCGCAGACGACGCGGCACACGGTACGGGGGATCGTGCACCGGCCCGACGCCCAGCTGATCCTGGTGGACACCCCCGGGCTGCACAAACCGCGGACGCTGCTGGGCCAGCGCCTCAACGACATCGTCCGGACCACCTGGGCCGAGGTCGACGTGATCGGCTTCTGTCTGCCGGCGAACGAGAAGCTCGGTCCCGGCGACCGCTTCATCGCGAAGGAACTGGCGTCCATCAAGAAGACGCCGAAGATCGCGATCGTCACGAAGACCGACCTCGTCGACGGCAAGGTGCTCGCCGAGCAGCTCATCGCGATCGACCAGCTCGGGCAGGAGCTCGGGTTCGAGTGGGCGGAGATCGTGCCGGTGTCGGCGGTCGCCGACAAGCAGGTGGACCTGCTGGCCGATCTGCTCGTCCCGCTGCTGCCGGAGGGCCCGGCCCTCTATCCCGAGGGCGACCTCACCGACGAGCCCGAGCAGGTCATGATCGCGGAGCTGATCCGCGAGGCCGCGCTGGAGGGGGTGCGCGACGAGCTGCCGCACTCCATCGCCGTGGTGGTGGAGGAGATGCTGCCCCGCGAGGACCGGCCGGCCGACAAGCCGCTCCTGGACATCCACGCCTTCGTCTACATCGAGCGGCCCAGCCAGAAGGGGATCATCATCGGTCCCAAGGGCAAGCGGTTGAAGGAGGTCGGGATCAAGTCGCGCAAGCAGATCGAGGCGTTGTTGGGGACGCCGGTCTTTCTCGACCTGCATGTCAAGGTCGCCAAGGACTGGCAGCGGGATCCGCGGCAGTTGCGGAAGCTGGGGTTCTGA
- a CDS encoding MFS transporter, which yields MTTAGPALDDALAEPVERVGRSWAAALALANGAIWVGWYGPLQILLASQSEDFAPGTGMSKETLLAWVTGAGAVVSLVANPLFGALSDRTTARWGRRTPWIVAGAAGGALSLLLLAGASGVWTMAAGWCLVQLTLIAAFAAVTAAVPDRVPRLQRGSVGGWLGAAQILGVVGGTGLATVAGGTGAGYAACAVFTVVGVLPYVLRYPDLRLAAANRPPWSWRGFLAGFWLSPRRHPDLGWAWLTRFLINLSNALVLLYLLYYLRDRLHHGDPEQGVLILTAVNGVTLLATVVVGGVWSDRVGRRKPFVIWSGVLMAVATAALAGWQTWPGAVVAAAVLGVGFGVFTSVDFALMTDVLPKARDRGKDLGVINVANALPQVMAPALAAPIVTHLGGYRMLYLVAAAIGLAGALLVVRIRGVD from the coding sequence ATGACGACGGCCGGCCCGGCCCTGGACGACGCCCTGGCCGAGCCCGTCGAACGGGTGGGCCGGAGCTGGGCGGCGGCGCTCGCGCTGGCCAACGGGGCGATCTGGGTGGGCTGGTACGGCCCCCTGCAGATCCTGCTGGCCTCGCAGTCGGAGGACTTCGCCCCCGGCACCGGCATGTCCAAGGAGACACTGCTCGCCTGGGTGACCGGCGCGGGCGCGGTGGTGTCGCTGGTCGCCAATCCGCTGTTCGGCGCGCTGTCCGACCGTACGACGGCGCGGTGGGGCCGGCGTACGCCGTGGATCGTGGCCGGCGCCGCGGGCGGCGCGCTGTCGCTGCTGCTGCTCGCGGGGGCGAGCGGGGTGTGGACGATGGCGGCGGGCTGGTGCCTGGTCCAGCTGACGCTGATCGCCGCCTTCGCCGCCGTGACGGCCGCGGTGCCCGACCGGGTACCGCGGCTCCAACGCGGCTCGGTGGGCGGCTGGTTGGGGGCGGCGCAGATCCTGGGCGTGGTCGGCGGGACGGGCCTGGCGACGGTGGCCGGGGGCACCGGGGCGGGCTACGCGGCCTGCGCGGTGTTCACGGTGGTGGGCGTGCTGCCGTACGTCCTGCGCTACCCGGATCTGCGGCTGGCGGCGGCGAACCGGCCACCCTGGTCCTGGCGCGGTTTCCTCGCGGGCTTCTGGCTGAGCCCGCGCCGCCACCCGGACCTCGGCTGGGCCTGGCTGACCCGTTTCCTGATCAACCTGAGCAACGCGCTGGTGCTGCTGTACCTGCTGTACTACCTGCGCGACCGCCTGCACCACGGCGACCCGGAGCAGGGCGTGCTGATCCTCACCGCGGTCAACGGCGTGACCCTGCTGGCGACGGTCGTCGTCGGGGGCGTCTGGTCGGACCGGGTCGGCCGCCGCAAACCCTTCGTGATCTGGTCCGGCGTACTGATGGCGGTGGCGACGGCGGCCCTGGCCGGCTGGCAGACCTGGCCGGGGGCGGTCGTCGCGGCGGCCGTCCTCGGCGTCGGCTTCGGCGTGTTCACCTCGGTCGACTTCGCCCTGATGACGGACGTCCTGCCGAAGGCACGAGACCGCGGCAAGGACCTGGGCGTGATCAACGTGGCCAACGCCCTGCCCCAGGTGATGGCCCCCGCCCTGGCCGCCCCGATCGTGACGCACCTGGGCGGCTACCGCATGCTGTACCTGGTGGCGGCGGCGATCGGCCTGGCGGGAGCGCTGCTGGTGGTCAGGATCCGGGGAGTGGACTGA
- a CDS encoding GH1 family beta-glucosidase has product MATDPRTATNPISRFPAGFLWGVSTSAHQIEGAADKREPSVWDAFTAEPGRVKDGSTAEVACDHYHRYREDVALLAGLGVDAYRFSISWPRVNSPDGLDFYDRLVDELCAAGVRPVPTLFHWDLPVGLDWLERDTASRFADHVSLVADRLGDRVKKWITLNEPAEHTLLGHALGAHAPGRQLLFDALPAAHHQLLAHGRAVQALRAAGAADIGIANSHGPAWPASREPADVEAAEFYDLLLNRLFSDPVLLGEYPQGIGELMPGDVSADLKVIGEPVDFYGVNYYAPTRVGAPQGEEIEFGGLTLPAELPFTVREIEGRPVTDFGWPVVPEGLTELLTGFRDRFGDRLPPIVITENGCSYPGIDDQDRIAYLDGHIRALHDAVEAGVDVRGYFVWSLLDNFEWAEGYERRFGLVHVDFETLERTPKASYGWFRDVLRAQR; this is encoded by the coding sequence ATGGCGACTGATCCGCGTACGGCGACGAACCCGATATCCCGGTTCCCGGCAGGCTTCCTCTGGGGCGTCTCGACCTCGGCCCACCAGATCGAGGGGGCGGCCGACAAACGGGAGCCGTCCGTGTGGGACGCCTTCACCGCCGAGCCGGGCCGGGTGAAGGACGGCTCGACGGCGGAGGTGGCCTGCGACCACTACCACCGCTACCGCGAGGACGTGGCGCTGCTGGCCGGCCTCGGAGTCGACGCGTACCGCTTCTCGATCTCCTGGCCGCGGGTGAACTCCCCCGACGGCCTCGACTTCTACGACCGGCTGGTGGACGAGCTGTGCGCGGCGGGCGTGCGCCCGGTGCCGACCCTCTTCCACTGGGACCTGCCGGTCGGTCTCGACTGGCTGGAGCGGGACACGGCGTCACGCTTCGCGGACCACGTGTCGCTCGTCGCCGACCGTCTCGGCGACCGGGTGAAGAAGTGGATCACCCTCAATGAGCCCGCCGAACACACCCTGCTGGGACACGCGTTGGGCGCGCACGCCCCGGGCCGGCAGCTGCTCTTCGACGCCCTCCCGGCCGCCCACCACCAACTCCTCGCCCACGGCCGGGCCGTACAGGCCCTCCGCGCGGCCGGCGCCGCGGACATCGGGATCGCCAACTCGCACGGACCGGCCTGGCCGGCCTCGCGGGAGCCGGCCGACGTGGAGGCGGCCGAGTTCTACGACCTGCTGCTGAACCGGCTGTTCTCGGACCCGGTGCTTCTGGGGGAATACCCGCAAGGGATCGGCGAGTTGATGCCGGGAGACGTCTCAGCAGACCTGAAGGTCATCGGGGAGCCCGTGGACTTCTACGGCGTCAACTACTACGCACCGACGAGGGTGGGGGCCCCGCAGGGCGAGGAGATCGAGTTCGGCGGTCTGACCCTTCCGGCCGAACTCCCCTTCACCGTACGGGAGATAGAGGGCCGACCGGTCACGGACTTCGGCTGGCCGGTGGTCCCCGAGGGCCTGACCGAGCTGCTCACCGGCTTCCGCGACCGCTTCGGCGACCGCCTCCCGCCCATCGTCATCACCGAGAACGGCTGCTCCTACCCGGGGATCGACGACCAGGACCGGATCGCCTACCTCGACGGCCACATCCGCGCCCTGCACGACGCCGTGGAAGCGGGTGTGGACGTACGCGGCTACTTCGTCTGGTCGCTGCTGGACAACTTCGAGTGGGCGGAGGGCTACGAGCGCCGGTTCGGGCTGGTCCACGTGGACTTCGAGACGCTGGAGCGGACACCCAAGGCGTCGTACGGCTGGTTCCGGGACGTGCTGCGGGCGCAGAGATGA
- a CDS encoding protealysin inhibitor emfourin gives MRIQVRRTGGFAGIERHAEVDTSGRPDAHEWHALAEKALAAGRGTPPIGVPDGFSYEITVDGRTAHAADPRLTEEQRRLISRVLKEGA, from the coding sequence ATGCGTATTCAGGTGAGGCGCACGGGCGGGTTCGCGGGCATCGAGCGCCATGCCGAGGTCGACACCTCGGGACGGCCCGATGCCCACGAATGGCACGCCCTGGCCGAGAAGGCACTCGCCGCCGGCCGGGGCACACCCCCCATCGGCGTCCCGGACGGTTTCTCCTACGAGATCACGGTGGACGGGAGGACGGCCCACGCGGCCGATCCCCGGCTGACGGAGGAGCAGCGCCGGCTGATCTCCCGCGTGCTGAAGGAAGGCGCGTAA
- a CDS encoding M4 family metallopeptidase translates to MTTHGGFEPVFCTVVPPHLLDRLARNDNPALSGPARRTILRDSELRTLRQVTTEYGLAVAPAVKAPSDQALRTIYDAGHGTALPGTEVRSEGQDPGQDATVNRAYSGLGATFDLYLKAYQRHSIDGDGLPLDATVHFDEGYNNAFWNGEQMVFGDGDGEIFVDFTSSIDVIGHELTHGVTQYTANLTYNGQPGALNESMSDVFGSLIKQYSLGQTAAEADWLIGAGLLAPDVTGTALRSMKAPGTAYDDDVLGKDPQPATMDEYVRTGRDNGGVHINSGIPNHAFYLAATALGGYAWEKPGQIWYDVLTGGELGDRALFTDFAKLTVKAARERFGDGGEELQAVEKAWEQVGVRIL, encoded by the coding sequence ATGACGACTCACGGGGGCTTCGAGCCCGTCTTCTGCACTGTCGTACCGCCGCACCTCCTCGACCGGCTCGCGCGCAACGACAACCCCGCGCTCTCCGGTCCCGCCCGGCGCACCATCCTGCGCGACAGTGAGCTGCGTACGCTCCGCCAGGTGACCACCGAGTACGGCCTCGCGGTCGCCCCGGCGGTGAAGGCACCGTCGGACCAGGCGCTGCGCACGATCTACGACGCCGGGCACGGCACCGCCCTGCCCGGCACCGAGGTCCGCTCCGAGGGCCAGGACCCCGGCCAGGACGCGACCGTCAACCGCGCCTACTCCGGTCTCGGCGCCACCTTCGACCTCTATCTGAAGGCCTACCAGCGCCACTCGATCGACGGGGACGGCCTGCCCCTCGACGCCACCGTCCACTTCGACGAGGGCTACAACAACGCCTTCTGGAACGGCGAGCAGATGGTGTTCGGTGACGGTGACGGCGAGATCTTCGTCGACTTCACCAGCTCCATCGACGTCATCGGGCACGAGCTCACCCACGGCGTCACGCAGTACACGGCGAACCTGACCTACAACGGCCAGCCGGGTGCCCTCAACGAGTCGATGTCCGACGTGTTCGGCTCACTCATCAAGCAGTACTCCCTCGGCCAGACCGCCGCCGAGGCCGACTGGCTGATCGGCGCGGGCCTGCTCGCCCCGGACGTCACCGGCACCGCCCTGCGGTCCATGAAGGCGCCGGGCACCGCGTACGACGACGACGTCCTCGGCAAGGACCCTCAGCCCGCGACGATGGACGAGTACGTGCGCACCGGCCGGGACAACGGCGGCGTCCACATCAACTCCGGTATTCCCAACCACGCGTTCTACCTGGCCGCCACCGCTCTCGGCGGCTACGCCTGGGAGAAGCCGGGCCAGATCTGGTACGACGTCCTGACCGGCGGCGAGCTCGGCGACCGGGCCCTCTTCACGGACTTCGCCAAGCTCACGGTGAAGGCCGCGCGCGAGCGCTTCGGTGACGGCGGCGAGGAACTCCAGGCCGTGGAGAAGGCGTGGGAACAGGTGGGGGTGCGGATTCTGTGA
- the leuA gene encoding 2-isopropylmalate synthase: protein MANRQQPSHMPIHKYGQYDQVDIPDRTWPANRITVAPRWLSTDLRDGNQALIDPMSPERKRRMFDQLVAMGYKEIEVGFPASGQTDFDFVRSIVEEPGAIPDDVTISVLTQAREDLIERTVESLKGARRATVHLYNATAPVFRRVVFRGSREEIKQIAVDGTRLVMEYAEKHLGPETEFGYQYSPEIFTDTELDFALEVCEAVMDVWQPGPGREIILNLPATVERSTPSTHADRFEWMGRNLTRREHVVLSIHPHNDRGTAVAAAELALMAGADRVEGCLFGQGERTGNVDLVTLGMNLFSQGVDPQIDFSDIDEIRRTWEYCNQMEVHPRHPYVGDLVYTSFSGSHQDAIKKGFDAMEADAAAKGVTVDDLEWAVPYLPIDPKDVGRSYEAVIRVNSQSGKGGIAYVLKNDHKLDLPRRMQIEFSKLIQAKTDAEGGEVTPKDIWATFQDEYLPNPQNAWGRIQVKNGQSTTDTDGVDTLKVEATVDGVDTVLTGTGNGPISAFFDALQSVGIDVRLLDYQEHTMSEGASAQAASYIECAIDDKILWGIGIDANTTRASLKAVVSAVNRATR, encoded by the coding sequence ATGGCGAACCGCCAGCAGCCCAGCCACATGCCGATCCACAAGTACGGACAGTACGACCAGGTCGACATCCCCGACCGCACCTGGCCCGCGAACCGGATCACCGTCGCCCCCCGCTGGCTCTCCACCGATCTGCGTGACGGCAACCAGGCCCTGATCGACCCCATGTCGCCCGAGCGCAAGCGCCGGATGTTCGACCAGCTGGTCGCGATGGGTTACAAGGAGATCGAGGTCGGCTTCCCGGCCTCCGGCCAGACCGACTTCGACTTCGTGCGCTCCATCGTCGAGGAGCCCGGCGCGATCCCCGACGACGTGACGATCTCCGTACTGACCCAGGCCCGCGAGGACCTGATCGAGCGGACGGTCGAGTCGCTGAAGGGCGCCCGCCGCGCGACCGTCCACCTGTACAACGCCACGGCCCCCGTCTTCCGCCGGGTCGTCTTCCGCGGCTCCAGGGAAGAGATCAAGCAGATCGCCGTGGACGGCACCCGGCTGGTCATGGAGTACGCCGAGAAGCACCTGGGCCCGGAGACGGAGTTCGGCTACCAGTACAGCCCGGAGATCTTCACCGACACCGAGCTGGACTTCGCCCTGGAGGTCTGCGAGGCGGTCATGGACGTCTGGCAGCCCGGCCCGGGCCGCGAGATCATCCTCAACCTGCCCGCCACCGTGGAGCGTTCGACCCCCTCCACGCACGCGGACCGCTTCGAGTGGATGGGCCGCAACCTGACCCGCCGCGAGCACGTCGTCCTGTCGATCCACCCGCACAACGACCGCGGCACCGCCGTCGCCGCCGCCGAGCTGGCGCTGATGGCTGGCGCCGACCGCGTCGAGGGCTGTCTGTTCGGGCAGGGCGAGCGCACCGGCAACGTCGACCTGGTCACCCTGGGCATGAACCTGTTCTCCCAGGGCGTCGACCCGCAGATCGACTTCTCCGACATCGACGAGATCCGTCGTACGTGGGAGTACTGCAACCAGATGGAGGTCCACCCGCGCCACCCGTACGTGGGCGACCTGGTCTACACGTCCTTCTCCGGCTCCCACCAGGACGCCATCAAGAAGGGCTTCGACGCGATGGAGGCCGACGCGGCCGCCAAGGGCGTCACCGTCGACGACCTCGAGTGGGCGGTCCCCTACCTGCCGATCGACCCGAAGGACGTCGGCCGCTCCTACGAGGCCGTCATCCGCGTCAACTCGCAGTCCGGCAAGGGCGGTATCGCGTACGTCCTGAAGAACGACCACAAGCTGGACCTGCCCCGCCGGATGCAGATCGAGTTCTCCAAGCTCATCCAGGCGAAGACGGACGCCGAGGGCGGCGAGGTCACGCCGAAGGACATCTGGGCGACCTTCCAGGACGAGTACCTGCCCAACCCCCAGAACGCCTGGGGTCGCATTCAGGTCAAGAACGGCCAGTCGACCACCGACACCGACGGTGTGGACACGCTGAAGGTGGAAGCGACGGTCGACGGCGTCGACACCGTGCTGACCGGAACCGGCAACGGTCCGATCTCGGCCTTCTTCGACGCCCTGCAGTCCGTCGGCATCGACGTACGGCTGCTGGACTACCAGGAGCACACGATGAGCGAGGGAGCCTCCGCGCAGGCCGCCTCCTACATCGAATGCGCGATCGACGACAAGATCCTGTGGGGAATCGGCATCGACGCGAACACCACGCGCGCCTCCCTGAAGGCGGTCGTCTCGGCCGTCAACCGAGCGACCCGCTGA
- a CDS encoding TerB family tellurite resistance protein has translation MLPVRGRDGHGAARLARLLGTRIAWTPVGDGEFFCPGCGGDRNYQRLTGRRRFTLLGVPVLPRGETGPVVECAACRRHFGTDVLDHPTTTRFSAMLRDAVHTVALAVLAAGGTCARAALEAAASTVRAAGFDDCTEEQLEALVEALAADTGRVYGRPCGAGLAIELHEALDPLTPHLAPAGRESILLQGARIALADGPYTPAEREALTTVGAALTLCTDDVTSLLAAARTPS, from the coding sequence GTGCTGCCAGTACGGGGACGAGACGGCCATGGGGCCGCCAGGCTTGCGCGCCTTCTGGGCACTCGTATCGCATGGACGCCGGTGGGCGACGGCGAGTTCTTCTGCCCCGGCTGCGGAGGCGACCGCAACTACCAGCGGCTGACCGGCCGCCGCCGCTTCACCCTGCTCGGCGTGCCCGTGCTGCCGCGCGGCGAGACCGGCCCGGTCGTCGAGTGCGCGGCGTGCCGCCGCCACTTCGGGACCGACGTCCTCGACCACCCGACCACCACCCGCTTCTCCGCGATGCTCCGCGACGCCGTCCACACCGTCGCCCTGGCCGTCCTCGCCGCGGGCGGCACCTGCGCCCGTGCGGCCCTGGAGGCCGCCGCGAGCACGGTCCGCGCCGCCGGCTTCGACGACTGCACGGAGGAACAGCTCGAGGCCCTCGTCGAAGCCCTGGCCGCCGACACCGGGCGGGTCTACGGCCGCCCCTGCGGCGCCGGCCTCGCCATAGAGCTCCACGAGGCCCTGGACCCCCTCACCCCGCACCTTGCCCCCGCCGGCCGCGAATCGATCCTCCTCCAGGGCGCCCGCATCGCCCTGGCGGACGGCCCGTACACCCCCGCCGAACGCGAGGCCCTCACCACGGTCGGCGCCGCCCTCACCCTGTGCACGGACGACGTCACCAGCCTGCTGGCGGCGGCCCGGACGCCGTCCTGA